AACAATGGAGAAAACAATTCTCATGACATAATAGAAGGCTAGCATCCCTACAATGCCCCAACCTGTTTTAGTGATTATATTCGGCAATGCCAGAATTAACCGATTACCTGGACCGGTGATTAATGGCCAAAAGTAAGCAATCGGGATTAATATTGCCAAAGGAATAAGTCCATGCAGCCAACGAGGTAAAATGGTGATTTTAGCATAGACCTTCTTTAAACTAAATAAACCAACTTTATATAAATGACCCAATAAGCCTAATAAAATCCCTAAGATAAGCAAGTGCCAGTACAACGAAATCGGAAATGAATAGTTATATTGAATTGCTAGGGCGTGACGAATGCCAAACAAGTTTGAAACGACAAAGTTTGAAGCAATTGCGCCAGCTAAAGCATTCATCCAAACTAATGGTGAAAAGTTATGGAATACTTCTTCTAAGACAAACAAGGCACCACTCAAAGGAGCGCCAAAAGCGGCAGACAAACCACTTGAAGCCCCTGTTGCAAGCAGAATTCTAGTTTTTAATTTGTTCTGCTTGCATCCCTGAGCAACACCTTGACCAATTGTCGAGCCCAGCTGCAATGATGGTCCTTCTGGTCCTAGGAATAGCCCTGTGCCGATAACCAAGATACCACCGATTAATTTCCGCCATAAAATTGGAAACCATTGTAGTGATAGCTTCCCTTGCAGTTGCAATTTTACTTCTGGAATACCAGAACCACCAACATGGGGATATTGTTTAACAAAATAACCAGCAATTACCGCTACCGCAATAAAGCCAATGATAATCGCAATAAACCACAACGGATTCT
This is a stretch of genomic DNA from Lactobacillus crispatus. It encodes these proteins:
- a CDS encoding ClC family H(+)/Cl(-) exchange transporter, whose amino-acid sequence is MKDEANRTNIKLLLQALLVGICTGVVVGLFRFGIEKTSGFWLYLFQLAHQNPLWFIAIIIGFIAVAVIAGYFVKQYPHVGGSGIPEVKLQLQGKLSLQWFPILWRKLIGGILVIGTGLFLGPEGPSLQLGSTIGQGVAQGCKQNKLKTRILLATGASSGLSAAFGAPLSGALFVLEEVFHNFSPLVWMNALAGAIASNFVVSNLFGIRHALAIQYNYSFPISLYWHLLILGILLGLLGHLYKVGLFSLKKVYAKITILPRWLHGLIPLAILIPIAYFWPLITGPGNRLILALPNIITKTGWGIVGMLAFYYVMRIVFSIVAYDSGLPSGIFLPILTMGALIGATYGLMMVQLGLLPQRLVVNLVIFSMAGYFAAIIRAPFTAIILITEMVGSLLHLMPLAVVAFIALLVDELLGGKPIYGLLAAAMDKSSDHKANYTGQADTMALPVYESSRLVDKTISEVQWPVDTRVRTIHRDVDEIIPNGQTVIRGGDMLILEFDSSQRGAVYSKMKQLQGVELDG